A stretch of DNA from Streptomyces sp. DH-12:
CCGGTCGACGTGCTGGCCGTCACCGGCGGCGTCGGCGAACTCGACTCGCTCATCGTCGTGCACCGGCCGGGGGACATGCCGACGGCGGAGAGGGCGGTGGTGGGGCGGGAGGCGCCGCCCGTCGGTGCCGGTACCGGCACCGGTGCTGCCGTGGCCGATGCGGTCGCCGAAGCGGAGGCCGGTGGCTCGATGGCCGAACGGGCCGTCGCCGGGCTGCTGCGCGACGCCGCCTGGGACGAGGAGATCCTTCCCCTCCTCGAGGAGGACGAGCCGGACTCGGCGCTCACCCGGCTCGCCCGCGCGCTCGCCGAACACGGCAAGCGGGCCCCCGTCTTCGGCTTCGAACTCGGCGAACGCGGCTGGCCGGCCGACTTCGCCTGGCAGGACCCCGGCATCCGTATCGCCGTCCTCGCCGCACCGCACGGCGAGGACGACGAGGAGGCCCTCCGCCGCGACAAGGCCTACGCCGACGCGGGGTGGACGGCCCGCACGGCGGACGACTGGCTCGACGACCTCGGCTCTCTCGTCGGGAGGCTCCCCGATGCCTCGTGAGCACCCGGCCCGAACGACTCCCCCGGTTGGTATGACCTCTGCGACTCCCACAACTCCCCGGCGACGGAAGGCAGCACTGATCCCATGACCGCCCGGCTCAGCCTGTATCAGAAGGCCGAACAGGAGCTGTACAAGCTCGACCGCTCGGTCAAGGGCAAGTTCTACGACTTCTGCCACCGCTTCCGCGAGGACCCGGACCACCCCGGCCTGGACCTCAAGCCCCTCAAGGGCGACGGCCGGGTCTTCCGCGCCAAGGTCGACCAGTCGTACCGCGCCCTGCTGGCCAGGGCGGGCGTCGACGAAAAGGGCCAGGAGAACTGGCTCGTCATCGCGGTACGCCACCGCAAGCACGTCTACGAGGAACTCTCGGTCGCGATCAACCGGGTCACCGGCGAGATCGAGTTCGTGGACCTCTCCGTGGTGGGCGAGAGCGTGCTGCGCCGCGCGGGCGTCACCCTCACCCCCACCGAACCCGAGCCCCGGCCCGCCCCGCAGCCGGAACCGGAACCCGAGCCCGAGCCCGACCCGGCCGCCGCCGAGCCCCTGCTCACCGGCGTCACCGCGGACGACCTGCGGGACCTCGGCGTCGCCGACCAGCTCATCGACCTCGCACTCGCCGTCACCGACAGCGACGAACTCGACCAGCTGGTCGAGGGTGCGCCGCTGCTGTCCAAGGACATCCTGTACGGGCTCGCCGCCGGCATGCCCCTCGACGAGGTCCGCGCGGAGATCACCGCCCCCGTCAAGGTCGACCTCGGCCAGGACTACGCGCAGGACCTCGGCGCCGCGCTCGCCCGCACCACCGTCACCACCATCGACGCCGACATCCAGGCCGCCCTGGAAGAGGGCGACTTCCGCGCCTGGAAGGTCTTCCTGCACCCCACCCAGGCCAAGCTCGTCCACCGCGCCTACAACGGCCCGGCCCGCGTCTCGGGCGGTCCCGGCACCGGCAAGACCATCGTCGCCCTGCACCGGGTCAGGCACCTGGCGCAGCAACTGCCACCCGGGCACAACAAGCCCATCCTGCTGACGACGTTCACCAAGAACCTCACCACCGACCTGCGTGCCCGCCTCGCCTCACTGATGGAGCCGGAGCTGCTCGCCCGCGTGGAGATCGCCCACATCGACCAGCTCGCCGCGCGGGTCCTCAGCGAGAACTCCGTCAAGGGCGCATCCCGTCAGCGCGTGTACGACAGCACCGCGCTCAACGTGCTGCGTCAGCTCCTCCTCGAGCTCGACGAGCGCCGCTGGGACGCCGAGTTCCTCTACGAGGAGTGGGACCAGGTGATCCTCGGCCAGTCCATCGGCACCCGCAAGGCGTACTTCGACGCCCGCCGGGCCGGCCGCGGCCGTTCCGTCACCCGCCCCGAACGCGCGCAGATCTGGAAGATCCTGGAGCAGTTCACGGCCCGCCTGGACAAGGAGGGCCTGGAGACCTGGGGGCAGGCTGCCGAACGCGCCGCCCGGCTCGAGGCGGAGCGCGACGCGAAGATCAGGGCCCGGCAGGAACACAAGGAAGCCGTCGGCGGCAAGGATCTCATCCACCGCGACGACGGCTCCGGCATGCGCTTCCTCCACCACCGCTACCGGCACATCGTCGTCGACGAGGCACAGGACCTGCGCGCCGCCCACTGGAAGATGCTGCGCGCCATGGTCGCCCCCGGCCCCGACGACCTGTTCATCGCCGGCGACACCCACCAGCGCATCTACGACCAGCAGGTCACCCTCTCCACCGTCGGCATCAACATCCGGGGCCGCTCCGCCCGGCTCACCCTCAGCTACCGCACCACCCGGGAGATCCTCTCCCGGGCCCTGCGGGTGGTGGACCTCACCGGCAAGGACCTCGCCTACGACGACCTCGACGACAGCACCGACACCCTCGACGGATACCGCTCCGTCCTCCGGGGCCCCGCGCCCGACCTGGTCGGCTGTGACTCCTGGGAGGACGAGCTCGACCGGCTCGCCACGGTGCTGACCACCTGGCGCGAGGAGATCGCGACGGGCAACGGCGGCGCCGGCCCGCGCCGCGACCCGCGCGGCAGCATCGCCGTGTGCGTCGCGGAGCGGGACATGGTCAGCCAGGTGATGTTCCACCTGGCCACCAAGGCGGGCATCACCGTCGCCGAGCTCACCAAGGACGGCCCCAAGGGAGACGGCGAGGTGCACGTCGGCACGATGCACCGCTTCAAGGGCCTTGAGTACCAGAAGCTCGCCATCGTCGGTGCCCGCGACGGCGTCATCCCCCGCACGGAGATCCTCGAGCGTTACCGCACCACCGACCCGAGGCGCTACGCCCGCGAGGAACTCAGGGCCCGCTCGCTCCTCTTCGTCGCCGCGACCCGCGCCCGCGACGCGCTGCGCATCAGCTGGTACGACAGGCCGAGCCCGTATCTGCCGGTCTGAAAGGCGTCACGGCTTCGGAAGGGCCGTGTTGCGGCGGGTCGCTCCCGGGCGAGAGGGGGCGTGTTCAGTAGACCTCTGTCCAGGCCAAAGGGGGACCTTCATCCAGAACGCCCAGGACACCTTGGGGTTCCTGTCCGAGACGCTCCGGGTCGCCCGCGTCATCGTGGACGCCAGGAAACACCCAGACGAAGCCCACCATGTAGAACGCTCGCCGCGTTCATTGAAAATTCTCCATTGACGGCCTCCGTGCGACGCTGGCAGACTCACGGGCATATAGAAAATCAATGAACGCGGCAAGGATTGTCCGGAGGGCTCGTGAAGATCACTATCGAGGGCGCGTCGCCCGAGTTCGAGCGCAAACTCCTCGACCTGCTCGCCGAGCACCGTAGGGAGTTGACGGTCGCCGTCGACACGGAGTGGAACGCGGACCGCGCCGCGCGATACCTGCGCACCCTGCCCAGCTCGGCCCGGAGCTTCTTGGAGGAAGTCGTCAAGGGGAAGGGGTATGCCGACGCCGCCGCTCTGCGGGACCTGTTCGGCTCGTTGCGCGGCCCGACCATCGCCCTGTCCCGGGCCATCCCGCGCGGAGTCAAGGCGGGCTGGTGGCCGGAGGGGATCGCCGCACCAGTCCAGGCCGTCTACGACCCGGCCAATCCCTCGTGGCAACGGGCCATCGGTTACTCCATGGACAAGGCCGTCCTCTCCGTCTTCATCGACGCGCTCTGGGACGTCTTCGGCAACGGGCCGGGCGACCCCCGGGCGCACATGGACCCCGAGCAGCTCGCAGAGGTGATGATCCGGGAGGATGCGGAGGCACTGCGCCGCGAGGAGGAACGGGAAGCGCGCCCGGGCCACCCGCCGGCCATCCGCTGGGCGGACACCGACGATGTGCCGAGCGCCCTGGACATCCTGGACGGGGAGGACCAGTGACGGCGAAGTTAGGGGGTTGCGCGGCTAACTCCGGTCTCCCGCACGGTCGGCCCGGCTCGTCCAACAGGCGGGCGTCGTCGACTTCTTGGAGGTCCACCGTGTTCCCTGCTCGCTGCGCCGCTTGCTCCGTCCATCCCGCGGAGTGAGGCCCGCACCCATGTCCTCGCTTATCGATGTGCCCGGTCTGGTCACCACCCTGCTCGGCGCCGCCCTGCTGGCGGGCGCCGGCGCCACGGGACGGCGGATGCTGTCCCGCCGCCCGCGAACCACCCAGCGGGTAGACGCCACAGCGTCGGAAGGACCCCGCATGCTCCGCCGCTACACCCTGCTGCGCACCACCGGTCCGAACGGTGTCCCAGCGCAGTACGACACGACCCGGCCGCCGGGCACCGTCATCACGCACCCCGTCAATGGCCACCCGCAGCGCTTCGAACTCACCGACGTGCCGTTCGGCGACGGCAGCTTCGTCGCCGAGCCGCTCGACCACCTGTAGAAGGACCCTCCGGTGCCGCGCCTTCTTCCGGCTCGATCGAGAACGGCCAGCGGAACAACCGGAACCGAAAGACGGTCGAACACCCGCCCATAGCCGACGACAATGTGCACCACGAACACGTAAGGGGGAAGAGCATGCCCAATGGCATCTCCATCACTGACCAGTTGGAACCGCACGAGTGGTCCAACGAGGAGACGGCGGCGTACGAAGCCGCGATCGAGGCGATCAACGGAGCGGTGGGCGCCTACAGCGCGGTCATCTCCGCCGAGGAGGCCAAGGCCGCCCCGGACCAGAGCGTCATCGAGGACGCCCGCGCCGCACAGGCGCAGCTGGCCCGCGAACGCGAGGGCCTGCACTCCTCCGACCGCGAGCAGATCGCAGCGGCCCGGGCCCGCTACGCACAGCTCGCCCGCGAGGTCCTGGCGGGGATCGCGTGATCGACCCCGCGGAAGTTGAACGGTACCGACTGCCCCCAGAGGAGAACGAGCGGATCTTCCGCGAGCGGATCGTGCCCGACCTGCTCCAGGGCCGCGCCTCGCAGGAGACGCCCACGGTCGTCTTCCTCGTCGGCCAGCCCGGCGCCGGCAAGAGCCGGGTCACCGAGATGGTCGCCGCCCAGCTCAACCGGCACGGCGGATTCGTAGACGTCGACAGCGACCTCTACAAGCCGTACCACCCGGCGTACGCGGAGCTGATGGCCCAGGACGACACCCTCATGGCCGCCTACACCCGCGCCGACGGACGGGCCTGGATGGCGCAGGCCGAACAGTACGTCCGCGACCACGGCCTGCACGCCATCATCCAGGAGACCTCCCAGAACGCTGAGGCCGTCGAGCGGAAGATGCGCGCCTACCGGACCGCCGGGGCGCGGATCGAAGGGCTTTTCATGGGGGTGCCGCAGGCGATGAGCAACCAGGGCATCGTCGCCCGGTACTTCGAGCAGCTCGCCGACCGCGGCCAGGGACGGCTCACCGTGCAGGCCAACGCCGACGAGT
This window harbors:
- a CDS encoding UvrD-helicase domain-containing protein, producing MTARLSLYQKAEQELYKLDRSVKGKFYDFCHRFREDPDHPGLDLKPLKGDGRVFRAKVDQSYRALLARAGVDEKGQENWLVIAVRHRKHVYEELSVAINRVTGEIEFVDLSVVGESVLRRAGVTLTPTEPEPRPAPQPEPEPEPEPDPAAAEPLLTGVTADDLRDLGVADQLIDLALAVTDSDELDQLVEGAPLLSKDILYGLAAGMPLDEVRAEITAPVKVDLGQDYAQDLGAALARTTVTTIDADIQAALEEGDFRAWKVFLHPTQAKLVHRAYNGPARVSGGPGTGKTIVALHRVRHLAQQLPPGHNKPILLTTFTKNLTTDLRARLASLMEPELLARVEIAHIDQLAARVLSENSVKGASRQRVYDSTALNVLRQLLLELDERRWDAEFLYEEWDQVILGQSIGTRKAYFDARRAGRGRSVTRPERAQIWKILEQFTARLDKEGLETWGQAAERAARLEAERDAKIRARQEHKEAVGGKDLIHRDDGSGMRFLHHRYRHIVVDEAQDLRAAHWKMLRAMVAPGPDDLFIAGDTHQRIYDQQVTLSTVGINIRGRSARLTLSYRTTREILSRALRVVDLTGKDLAYDDLDDSTDTLDGYRSVLRGPAPDLVGCDSWEDELDRLATVLTTWREEIATGNGGAGPRRDPRGSIAVCVAERDMVSQVMFHLATKAGITVAELTKDGPKGDGEVHVGTMHRFKGLEYQKLAIVGARDGVIPRTEILERYRTTDPRRYAREELRARSLLFVAATRARDALRISWYDRPSPYLPV
- a CDS encoding zeta toxin family protein — encoded protein: MIDPAEVERYRLPPEENERIFRERIVPDLLQGRASQETPTVVFLVGQPGAGKSRVTEMVAAQLNRHGGFVDVDSDLYKPYHPAYAELMAQDDTLMAAYTRADGRAWMAQAEQYVRDHGLHAIIQETSQNAEAVERKMRAYRTAGARIEGLFMGVPQAMSNQGIVARYFEQLADRGQGRLTVQANADESYRGILDLADRVDTGTLVDLASVYRRGEAKPRYSNTLDETGAWTNPPALRQSLESERARPWTDTESTGFVVTQLRLREASRGLGGEWPARLATIEAQARPLLTPAAGARLGPARPSSAAARSRSTTTGRRPSTSEGAKPSERPPTEGYQPPGSEQRRGPSK